Proteins from a genomic interval of Yarrowia lipolytica chromosome 1E, complete sequence:
- a CDS encoding uncharacterized protein (Compare to YALI0E10087g, similar to CAGL0M02651g Candida glabrata, similar to Saccharomyces cerevisiae RDS2 (YPL133C); ancestral locus Anc_8.642), whose product MDNEYKPLRPSILAAPGQSTMYDMSSQGFAAFNMGSSMLTGPQNYMYGNHQPQQQPIKRTKRKKVDQACVYCRRSHMTCDNNRPCSRCVKRNISHLCHDEAKPVRGKRQQSQSDDEEEVQGQQQQQQQQQGQGQQGQGQVSGLNTPNAGMSAQFMNAGGIQNGLFFSEHAGSEFSSLNDFLTMFDDVVYEGQPSQGQNQGQQQGQGQSQGQSENGTGTQYRQGQGMHQTQSQNHSQTQSQTQTQAQAMSQGQRQQPGHQHQQLQSPGMAHPAVTQQQQQGQSQAQAQSQNLSNASLTHEDPPQVSEAARNKFFLTAADPTIDNSPEERLKQVIYAKLEAGLLQPFNYVKGYARLQQYMDNYMNISSKQRILKPLSIFRPAFRAIAQSLKDIDLVLVEEAFERMLLDYDRVFTTMAIPACLWRRTGEIYRGNKEFAGLVGVPVEDLRNGKLAIYELMSEDSAVNYWEKYGNIAFDSGQKAVLTSCNLRSKDGRKRKLCCFSFTIRRDRYNIPSCIVGNFIPINP is encoded by the coding sequence ATGGACAACGAGTACAAGCCGCTCCGACCGAGCATTTTGGCGGCTCCGGGACAGTCGACCATGTACGACATGAGCTCGCAGGGCTTTGCGGCGTTCAACATGGGCTCCAGTATGTTGACGGGTCCTCAGAACTACATGTATGGGAACCACCAGCCACAACAGCAGCCCATCAAGCGAACCAAGCGGAAAAAGGTCGACCAGGCTTGTGTTTACTGTCGACGAAGTCACATGACGTGTGACAACAACCGCCCGTGTTCGAGATGTGTGAAACGAAACATTTCTCACCTGTGTCATGATGAAGCCAAGCCAGTACGAGGGAAGCGACAACAGAGCCAGTctgacgatgaggaggaagttCAGGgccaacagcaacaacaacagcagcagcagggccaaggacaacagggccaaggacaagtcAGTGGCTTGAATACCCCCAACGCAGGCATGTCTGCTCAGTTCATGAACGCTGGAGGTATTCAGAATGGTTTGTTTTTCTCCGAGCATGCCGGATCCGAATTTTCCTCGCTTAACGACTTTCTGACCATGTTCGACGATGTAGTTTATGAGGGACAGCCGAGTCAGGGTCAGAaccagggccagcagcagggtcagGGTCAAAGCCAAGGACAGAGTGAAAACGGGACCGGGACCCAATATCGCCAAGGACAGGGTATGCACCAGACACAATCTCAGAACCATTCCCAGACCCAGTCACAGACGCAAACCCAGGCACAGGCCATGTCTCAGGGTCAGCGCCAACAACCGGGCcatcagcatcagcagTTGCAGAGTCCTGGTATGGCACATCCAGCTGTTacccagcagcagcaacaaggCCAGAGCCAAGCCCAAGCTCAATCGCAAAATCTCTCTAACGCATCCCTTACACACGAAGACCCTCCCCAGGTTTCGGAAGCTGCTAGGAACAAGTTCTTTTTGACTGCGGCCGATCCCACTATTGACAATTCGCCCGAGGAGCGTCTCAAACAGGTCATTTACGCCAAACTCGAAGCGGGGCTTCTTCAGCCGTTCAACTATGTCAAGGGATACGCCCGTCTGCAGCAGTACATGGACAACTACATGAACATTTCGTCCAAACAACGAATTCTAAAGCCGTTGTCCATCTTTCGGCCAGCTTTTCGAGCCATTGCACAGTCGTTGAAGGATATCGAtctggttcttgttgaggaggcCTTTGAGCGAATGTTACTCGACTACGATCGAGTTTTCACAACCATGGCCATTCCAGCGTGTCTGTGGAGACGTACAGGTGAGATTTACCGAGGCAACAAGGAGTTTGCCGGCCTAGTGGGTGTTCCTGTGGAAGATCTTCGAAACGGCAAGCTGGCCATCTACGAGCTCATGAGTGAGGATTCGGCGGTCAACTACTGGGAAAAGTACGGCAACATTGCGTTCGATTCGGGACAAAAGGCCGTCCTGACAAGTTGCAACCTGCGGTCTAAGGACGGGCGAAAGAGAAAGCTATGTTGTTTCTCGTTTACAATTCGACGTGATCGGTACAATATCCCTAGCTGTATCGTGGGTAATTTCATTCCGATTAACCCATAA
- a CDS encoding uncharacterized protein (Compare to YALI0E10109g, weakly similar to DEHA0E22308g Debaryomyces hansenii, similar to Saccharomyces cerevisiae CIC1 (YHR052W); ancestral locus Anc_5.278), translating to MVAKSASKGTPKGTPVKSKVATPKSAAKGTPKGTPKGTPKGTPKGTPKSTKSAKAAVDTPTKGDTPSKATPTKRRSSVSTAETSSCPLASSDNTINAAQALLKFTQKQAEEDANNLLADDNEEQFIYLVITSKRFVSSEKAQVPTLVQVPHGLWTKSAEQPSICLLSQNPQNSYKRALKGATTPALSRVVGTQKLRGKFKPYEARRQLFAAHDIFVVDEDITEEMPFCLGKTFYKNGAVKLPLPITVLHKKEEKQTLIKSKAERVVETEDIDVEATQQGLSNIMTSTWYLKSQSNHTNVRVATTLFTPKEIAANVYAVVDQFTADLPNGFDGVRSVYLKTGSSPALPIYLADNLYTQDDVFNENDEEEEEEIGQQSDGRFVMPKGLKIGAGEEDEEKVVVEGHKLSALDAALAEVVDVEDILEHNRRADKALQERKRKRSDQDGGAKKAKTE from the coding sequence ATGGTCGCCAAATCCGCATCCAAGGGAACCCCCAAGGGCACTCCCGTCAAGTCCAAGGTAGCCACTCCCAAATCCGCTGCCAAGGGAACCCCCAAGGGAACCCCCAAGGGTACTCCTAAGGGCACTCCTAAGGGCACTCCTAAGAGCACCAAGTCagccaaggctgctgttgacaCCCCTACCAAGGGCGATACTCCCTCAAAAGCCACTCCCACTAAACGACGATCCTCCGTGTCCACCGCCGAGACCTCGTCGTGCCCTCTCGCATCCTCCGACAACACAATCAACGCTGCCCAGGCCCTGCTGAAGTTCACCCAAAAGCAGGCCGAAGAGGACGCCAACAACCTGCTTGCCGACGACAACGAGGAGCAGTTTATCTACCTGGtcatcacctccaagcGGTTTGTGTCTTCCGAGAAGGCCCAGGTCCCCACCTTGGTCCAGGTCCCCCACGGTCTGTGGACCAAGAGTGCAGAGCAGCCCTCCATCTGCCTGCTGTCCCAGAACCCTCAGAACTCGTACAAGCGAGCTCTCAAGGGCGCCACCACCCCCGCTCTGTCACGAGTGGTTGGAACACAGAAGCTGCGAGGCAAGTTCAAGCCCTACGAGGCCCGACGACAGCTGTTTGCTGCACACGACATCTTTGTGGTTGACGAGGACATCACCGAGGAGATGCCTTTCTGCCTGGGCAAGACCTTTTACAAGAATGGAGCCGTCAAGCTGCCTCTGCCCATCACCGTGCtgcacaagaaggaggaaaaacAGACTCTGATCAAGTCCAAGGCCGAGAGAGTGGTCGAGACTGAAGACATTGATGTCGAGGCCACCCAGCAGGGCCTCTCCAACATCATGACCTCCACCTGGTACCTCAAGAGCCAGTCCAACCACACAAACGTGCGAGTGGCCACAACTCTGTTTACAcccaaggagattgccgcCAACGTTTACGCCGTGGTTGACCAGTTCACTGCCGATCTGCCCAACGGCTTTGATGGCGTGCGATCCGTCTACCTCAAGACCGGATCGTCTCCCGCATTGCCCATCTACTTGGCTGACAACCTGTACACTCAGGACGATGTGTTCAACGagaacgacgaggaggaggaggaggagattggtCAGCAGTCGGACGGCCGATTCGTCATGCCCAAGGGACTGAAGATCGGTGCTGGTGAagaggatgaggagaaggTTGTCGTGGAAGGACACAAGCTGTCTGCTCTGGATGCTGCTCTTGCCGAGGTGGTTGACGTGGAGGACATTCTCGAACACAACAGACGAGCCGACAAGGCCTTGCAGGAGCGAAAGCGAAAGCGAAGCGACCAGGACGGTGGAGCCAAGAAGGCTAAGACGGAGTAA
- a CDS encoding uncharacterized protein (Compare to YALI0E10131g, similar to Saccharomyces cerevisiae ELF1 (YKL160W); ancestral locus Anc_5.279, similar to uniprot|P36053 Saccharomyces cerevisiae YKL160w) yields MGKRKSSSAPAKKVKQTLATQFACLFCNHNDSVVCSMDKKMGIGSLSCKVCGQSFQASINALSAPIDVYSEWIDACEAVAEQEKNKDDEFIEKDGGYASDDDHVPKEEDDEFSDLE; encoded by the exons atg GGAAAACGAAAGTCTTCCTCTGCCCccgccaagaaggtgaaACAAACGCTGGCAACCCAGTTTGCATGCCTGTTTTGCAACCACAACGACTCGGTTGTGTGTTCAATGGACAAGAAAATGGGCATTGGCAGCCTATCGTGCAAGGTGTGTGGCCAGTCGTTCCAGGCCAGCATCAACGCTCTGTCTGCGCCTATCGATGTCTACTCCGAGTGGATCGACGCCTGTGAGGCTGTTGcggagcaggagaagaacaaggatGACGAGTTCATTGAGAAGGACGGAGGCTATGCTAGTGACGACGACCACgtgcccaaggaggaggacgatgagTTTTCCGATCTTGAGTAA